The genomic window CAGCGGCGGCAGCGACGCCACCCGCAAGCGCTGTTCGAAGCACGTTTCGCCGCGACATCGATGATGTTCCGGACTCCGTCATACATGTTCGAGTTGTGTTTGGGTGATAATGTGAGACTGCGCTGGATCCCAACGACTGGGAACGAGCGATAGCGGACGTTTCCGGGCCGGTCACTCGGGTCGACGTTCGGACTCGGGTCGGATCTCGCGTCGTCGAAGGAACGCCGGAGTCGGTTCCAGGACACGCGACTTTAACCCCGCCGAGCCACCAGAACCGGTATGCGCGGATACGACCCCGAGCGGCGGGATCGAACGGCGGGGTATGGGGCCGGGAGCGACGGGGCGGCGGACACGGGGTGGACCCGGTGAACCCGAACCGCGTCGACTCGGTCGTCGACCTCACGTACGGGCTCCTGATCGCGTTGGCCGTCGGACTGATCCTCGTGCTCGGCACGGAGGTGGGCGTCGCGTTCGGGCTGGGCGTGATCGTCTCCTACGTTCTCCACATCGCCTGGAAGATGGCCCGATTCGACCCCCAGTGGATGACGACCGAGGTCCAGCAGACGGTCGAGCAGACGGTCGCGGACACCGTCGACGAGACCGTTCAGGACGTCGAACGGTCGGTCGCGGAGACGGTCGACGAATCCGTCGGTGAAACGGTCGAGGAGAAGGTGGGCGAGACGGTGGAGGAGAAGGTCGGTGAAACGGTCGAGAAGACGGTCGGGGAGACGGTCGAGGAAACGGTCGCGGATACCGTGGACAAGACGGTGGAGGAGACGGTCGACAAGACGGTGGAGGAGACGGTCGACAAGACGGTGGAAGCGAAGGTGGGCGAGACGGTAGACGAGACAGTGGGCGAGACGGTCGAGAAGACCGTCGACGAGACTGTCGAGAAGACGGTAGACGAAACGATGGAGGAGAAGGTGGGTGAAACGGTCGAGAAGACGGTGGAGGAGACGGTCGACAAAACGGTGGAGGAGAAGGTGGGCGAGACGGTGGAGAAGACGGTGGAGGAAACGGTCGAGAAGACGATGGAGGAGAAGATGGGCGAAACGGTGGAGGAGGCGGTCGAGCGGTCGGTCGGAGAGCAACTGGGCGAGGGCGGTGACGCGGACGACGATGCCGAAAGCGACGCGGACGAAGACGTTGACGACACCGAGGGTGAAGCCGCCGACAGCGACGGGAAGGAGGACGTCGAGGGAACGGAGGACGAGGAGGACGGGTCGACTGACACGAGATAACGAGAGAGCAAGGCCTTAGGGCGCACGACCATTAGTACAGGTAATATGGTGGAGCTACTCCTTCTCGTCGGCGTGCTCGTCGCGATGTTCGTCGGCTACAACATCGGCGGATCGACGACGGGCCCCGCGTTCGGGCCCGCCGTGGGTGCAGGTGCGGTGTCGAAGTCGACGGCGGCCGCGTTGATGACGACGTTCTTCTTCGTCGGGGCGTGGACGATCGGCAGACGCGTCGTCGACACGCTCGGCTCGGATCTGGTCACGGCACCCGGCGTGTTCACGCTGGAGACGAGCATCGGCGTCCTGTTCTTCATCGGGCTGGCGCTGTTCGTCGGCAACGTCTTCGGCGTGCCCGCCTCGACGTCGATGACGGCCGTCGGCGCCATCGCCGGGCTGGGCGTCGCGAACAACGCCCTCGACTGGGAGGTCATGGGCGGGATCGTGATCTGGTGGGTCGTCGCCCCGGTCATCGGCTTTTGGGTGTCGCTCATCATCGGCCGCTACTTCTACGCCCGGCTCGACGGCCTGCTCGCGATGGACGAGTCCGACGGTGCGGTGCTCGACGTCGATCGGTCCGGAGGGTTCGTGCCGAGCGTGTCGATCAGCGACGACGCGAGCCGACGCGAGGTCGTCGGCGTCGCGGCCGTCATCGCGATCGGCTGTCTGATGGCGTTCAGCTCCGGCACCTCGAACATCGCGAACGCCATCGCACCGCTGGTCGGCGCGGGAGCGTTGGAGATGAATCCCGGCATCCTCATCGGCGGGCTCGCCGTCGGGATCGGCTCGTTCACGATCGCACGCCGGACGCTGGAGACCATGGGCAGCGACATCACCGAGCTCCCGTTGACGGCCGCGATCGTCGTCGCGACGATATCCGCGGCGCTCGTGGTGTTCCTCTCGTTCATCGGCATCCCCGCGAGCTTCGTCGTCATCGCCACGATGTCGATCGTCGGCCTGGGGTGGGGGCGTGCCACCCGCCCGATCACCGTCTCGGACGCCGTCCGCGGCGAAACGGAGGAGACGCCGCCGGTGTCGGTGCACGCGCTCGCCGCCGACGGCGACGGCGAGACGGCACCCGCCATCGGCGAGGAGGACCCGGCGGACATCCCCACGCCCGGCGAACTGTTCGACCCTGCGACGACCGCTCGCGTCGTCGTCATGCAGAACGTCGTCCCGCTCATCTCGACGGTCGGCGCGTTCCTCACCTTCCGGTACGCACCGTTCTTCTGACTCGAATCGACAGCTTTCGGCAAGCCTAAAAACCTCCGTCGATAGCGTCCGGTATGGACCAACGGTCGTACACCCTCGACGACGTGAGCGTCGTCATGGGGGCGTACAACGAGGCGGAGGCGATCGGCCCGGTACTCGACGACATCGACGCGGCGACGGACGGACGCGCCGAGGTCGTCGTGGTCGACAGCTCCGACGACGGCACCGCCGACATCGCCCGCGAACGCGGCGCACGCGTCGTCGACCAGCCCCCAAGCGGCTACGGCGCGGCGGTTCGTCGCGCGCTGTATGAGGCGAGCAACCCGGTCCGGATCACGACCGACTGCGACGGCACCTACCCGATGGAGCGGATCCCGGACTTCCTCGCGCTGATCAACGACGGGTACGACGTGGTCAGCGGCGACCGACTCTACCACGGCGCCGACACGATGCCGGCGATGAACCGCCTCGGCAACCGGCTGTTCGCTGGCGTCGCGAGCGCGCTCGGCGGCCACACGCTCTACGACGTGACGACGGGCATGCGCGCGTACCACGAGGACGTGATCGACTCGATCCAGTGGACGGAGAACACCGGTCTGTCCGCGGAACTGTTGATCCGTCCGGCGATGCGTGGCTACCGGATCCGCCAGGAGCCGATCGCCTACGACGAACGGCTCGGCGAGACGAAGCTCGACCCGTTCTCCGGCGGCGCCGAGATCGGCAAGTCGATCCTGAAGTGCTGTCTCGAAGAGCGGGCCAGGCAACTCCTGTAGGTTGGCAGGGACCCAGCGTCCGGCTTCGTCGCTCGGTGTCGGAGCCGGACCGAACGTGTCGACATCCGATCTCGATGGTGTACCCGACGTGAACGTTCACTGTACGCACCGATAGGTATCTTCGTGTTGTCGAGCCGATAGGTGGTTCCGAGTGTCCCTGCACGCGGTCGAAGACGTCGACGACGCGTACCGTGCGACGAAAGCGCTGTTGTGGCCCGTCGATCGCAGTGCCTGGGTCAAACTCGCCGTGATCGTCCTGTTCGCGGCCGGTCCCGGAGGCGGGTTCGGCGGGGTCCAGACGTCCGCGCCGATCGAGGGCGGCGGGCCAGGGGGCGGTCCGGGGGTGGAACTCCCCGGCGGTGTTCAGCTCCCGGCGACGATCGGCGGGGCGGAGTGGCTCGTCATCGCCACGATCGTCGTCGTCGGCTCGGTTATCGTGCTCGGAACGCTGTTCATCGGTTCGGTCATGGAGTTCGTTCTCGTGGAGTCGTTACGGAAGGAGACGGTCTCCCTGCGCGAGTACTGGGGGCGTCGGTGGCCACAGGGGGTGCGGCTGTTCGGGTTCCGGCTGCTGCTCGGCCTCGTAGGACTCGGGAGCCTCGCGGTCGCCGCTGCGCTGGTCGTCGCCCCGTTCGTGTTCGACGGCGGGGATGGGCTCGCGGTCCCGATCCTCACGGTTCTGGCGGTGGTACCCTTCATCGGTGCGCTGGGACTCCTCACCGGCCTGATCGACGGCTTCACGACCGTGTTCGTGGTCCCGATCATGATCCGCGAGGAGCGGACGCTGCTGGGTGCTTGGGGGCGGCTCTGGTCGACGATAACCGCCAACCCGTGGCAGTATCTCGCGTACGTCGGAGTGAGCGTCGTGTTGTCCGTCGTCGGCGGGGTCCTCGCGTCGGTGGCCGTCGGCGTCGGCGCGGTGGCGCTGTTGATCCCGTTCGGGCTGCTCGCGGCCGTCGGGGTCCTCGTGGCGACGGCGAGCGAGCTGCTGGGCATCGGGATCGTCGTGTTCGCTGCGCTGCTGTTCGGACTCGCCCTGATCGCGGTCGCCGCCCTCGTGCAGGTGCCCCTCGTCGTCTACCTCCGCTATTACGCGCTGCTCGTCCTCGGGGACATCGAGGAGTCGCTCGACCTGATCGCCGACCGGCGCGCGGCCGTCCGGGCCGCCGGCGGTGGCGGTACCGTTGCCGAGGGTGGTGGCGGTACCGTTGCCGAAGGCGGTGGCAGTACCGTTGCCGAGGGCGGCGACGACGCCTCCGACGACACGGAAAACGGAACGGCCGACACCGACGAGAACTGAGCGGGAAGCCGATCGTCCATCAGGGCGATCCGGGCCACGAACGTCTACGCGACGACGAGCGCCAGCGAGACGGCGACGAACACGACGTGCGTCGCAGCGTGTCCGACCATCGCGGCTTCGAGGCTGTGGCGCCAGTACAGCCAGCCGTAGGCGATCCCGCCGAGCGAGTTGCCGAGCACGACGAACGCGATCACGGACGGCGTCAGCGACCCGTACAGCGTCGCGGCCGTCGGGAGGTGGCCGACACCGAAGAGGACGGCCGACGCGAGGATCGCCGCCCACGCGACGC from Halobaculum magnesiiphilum includes these protein-coding regions:
- a CDS encoding inorganic phosphate transporter gives rise to the protein MVELLLLVGVLVAMFVGYNIGGSTTGPAFGPAVGAGAVSKSTAAALMTTFFFVGAWTIGRRVVDTLGSDLVTAPGVFTLETSIGVLFFIGLALFVGNVFGVPASTSMTAVGAIAGLGVANNALDWEVMGGIVIWWVVAPVIGFWVSLIIGRYFYARLDGLLAMDESDGAVLDVDRSGGFVPSVSISDDASRREVVGVAAVIAIGCLMAFSSGTSNIANAIAPLVGAGALEMNPGILIGGLAVGIGSFTIARRTLETMGSDITELPLTAAIVVATISAALVVFLSFIGIPASFVVIATMSIVGLGWGRATRPITVSDAVRGETEETPPVSVHALAADGDGETAPAIGEEDPADIPTPGELFDPATTARVVVMQNVVPLISTVGAFLTFRYAPFF
- a CDS encoding dolichyl-phosphate hexose transferase, producing MDQRSYTLDDVSVVMGAYNEAEAIGPVLDDIDAATDGRAEVVVVDSSDDGTADIARERGARVVDQPPSGYGAAVRRALYEASNPVRITTDCDGTYPMERIPDFLALINDGYDVVSGDRLYHGADTMPAMNRLGNRLFAGVASALGGHTLYDVTTGMRAYHEDVIDSIQWTENTGLSAELLIRPAMRGYRIRQEPIAYDERLGETKLDPFSGGAEIGKSILKCCLEERARQLL
- a CDS encoding DUF7544 domain-containing protein; this encodes MSLHAVEDVDDAYRATKALLWPVDRSAWVKLAVIVLFAAGPGGGFGGVQTSAPIEGGGPGGGPGVELPGGVQLPATIGGAEWLVIATIVVVGSVIVLGTLFIGSVMEFVLVESLRKETVSLREYWGRRWPQGVRLFGFRLLLGLVGLGSLAVAAALVVAPFVFDGGDGLAVPILTVLAVVPFIGALGLLTGLIDGFTTVFVVPIMIREERTLLGAWGRLWSTITANPWQYLAYVGVSVVLSVVGGVLASVAVGVGAVALLIPFGLLAAVGVLVATASELLGIGIVVFAALLFGLALIAVAALVQVPLVVYLRYYALLVLGDIEESLDLIADRRAAVRAAGGGGTVAEGGGGTVAEGGGSTVAEGGDDASDDTENGTADTDEN